From the genome of Yersinia enterocolitica, one region includes:
- a CDS encoding carbonic anhydrase, with amino-acid sequence MSKIPSCCSEDNHPNSRRNVLKAALGITAASVIGGIGLGLPQISYAAAMTREERDKLTPDQIVESLKQGNKRFVSGKMQQHDYLAQKRSSAEGQFPTTVILSCIDSRAPAEIVLDTGIGETFNARIAGNISNDDLLGSLEFACAAAGAKVILVMGHTACGAIKGAIDNVELGNLTGLLNKIKPAIESTQFDGEKSSKNEKYVDAVAKNNVKHTIDEIRKNSEIIRNLEKEGKVKIVGSMYNLNGGVVEFIM; translated from the coding sequence ATGAGTAAAATACCAAGTTGTTGTTCAGAAGATAACCACCCGAATAGCCGACGGAATGTACTAAAAGCTGCATTGGGTATCACTGCTGCGAGCGTCATCGGTGGGATTGGTTTGGGGCTACCCCAAATATCATATGCAGCGGCTATGACCAGAGAAGAACGTGATAAGTTAACGCCAGATCAAATAGTTGAGAGTTTAAAACAGGGCAATAAGCGGTTTGTTTCTGGTAAAATGCAACAACATGATTATCTTGCACAAAAACGCAGTAGTGCAGAAGGGCAGTTCCCTACCACTGTCATTTTGAGTTGTATTGATTCCCGCGCACCAGCAGAGATAGTGCTGGATACGGGGATCGGTGAAACCTTTAATGCCAGAATTGCCGGTAACATCTCTAATGATGATTTATTAGGTAGCCTGGAATTTGCTTGTGCTGCTGCGGGAGCTAAAGTCATCCTGGTTATGGGGCACACGGCTTGTGGTGCAATCAAGGGAGCTATTGATAACGTTGAACTTGGCAACCTGACTGGTCTGCTTAATAAGATTAAGCCAGCAATTGAGTCGACGCAATTTGATGGAGAGAAAAGCAGTAAAAATGAAAAATACGTCGATGCTGTAGCGAAGAATAATGTCAAACACACCATAGATGAGATACGTAAAAATAGCGAAATAATTAGAAACTTAGAAAAAGAAGGGAAAGTAAAAATAGTAGGTAGCATGTACAACTTAAATGGTGGTGTGGTCGAGTTCATTATGTAA
- a CDS encoding helix-turn-helix domain-containing protein, whose amino-acid sequence MYVDTVSVVSGSKFIDVNGKGVIDYEKEISLDCCMNKIHFHTKKLTIDINEKQKRLVMCLFSDVNRKQDIIKVVWYENHKSISDNNYHQLIHKFRAHLKSAGIPDGIVKTINRYGLRLDAGILKNMVSNKMNDRFIGY is encoded by the coding sequence ATGTATGTCGATACAGTCTCTGTTGTCTCTGGCAGTAAATTTATTGATGTCAATGGGAAAGGAGTGATTGATTATGAAAAAGAGATATCACTGGATTGCTGTATGAACAAGATTCATTTTCATACTAAAAAGCTAACAATTGATATTAATGAAAAACAAAAGAGATTGGTAATGTGTTTATTTAGTGATGTCAACCGTAAGCAAGATATCATAAAAGTAGTATGGTATGAAAATCATAAAAGTATTTCAGATAATAATTATCATCAATTAATACATAAGTTTAGAGCACATTTAAAAAGTGCAGGGATACCTGATGGCATTGTTAAAACCATAAACAGATACGGTCTTAGATTAGATGCAGGGATATTAAAAAATATGGTATCAAACAAAATGAATGATAGGTTTATTGGCTACTAA